One segment of Thermosipho atlanticus DSM 15807 DNA contains the following:
- the uppS gene encoding polyprenyl diphosphate synthase codes for MRLQHIAFIMDGNGRWAKKRNKPRVYGHLKGAYKIEEVVRWCAQRGIRYTTFYAFSTENWKRPKSEVNYIFGLLVNKISEFYERMEKENVRLIFSGRIKEAGEKVYEICKEYEEKTKGNNRIVVNMALNYGGRAEIVDAVNKIIKNGISQVDEEIFKKFLYTPEIPDPDLIIRTSGEKRLSNFLIWQSAYSELYFTDVYWPDFNEKELDKAIEDFKQRQRRFGGIK; via the coding sequence TTGAGACTTCAACATATAGCTTTTATAATGGATGGTAATGGTCGTTGGGCGAAGAAGAGAAATAAACCGAGGGTTTATGGGCACCTTAAAGGTGCTTATAAAATAGAAGAAGTGGTTAGGTGGTGTGCTCAAAGAGGGATTCGGTACACCACCTTTTATGCATTTTCAACAGAAAATTGGAAAAGACCCAAATCTGAAGTGAATTACATTTTTGGACTTTTGGTAAATAAGATTTCTGAATTTTATGAAAGAATGGAAAAAGAAAATGTTAGACTGATATTTTCAGGTCGTATAAAAGAAGCCGGAGAGAAAGTGTACGAAATTTGCAAAGAATATGAAGAGAAAACAAAAGGTAATAATAGGATAGTTGTTAATATGGCATTAAATTATGGGGGAAGGGCTGAAATTGTAGATGCGGTGAATAAAATAATTAAAAATGGTATTTCTCAAGTGGATGAAGAAATATTTAAAAAATTCCTTTATACTCCAGAAATTCCTGATCCTGATTTAATTATAAGAACGTCTGGCGAGAAACGATTAAGTAATTTTTTGATTTGGCAATCTGCGTATAGTGAACTGTATTTTACAGACGTATATTGGCCTGACTTTAACGAGAAGGAGTTAGATAAAGCAATTGAAGATTTCAAGCAGCGTCAGAGACGGTTTGGAGGGATAAAGTGA
- the frr gene encoding ribosome recycling factor — translation MKPVFIKETEEKMKKSIEAISDELRKLRTGRPSPALLEEIKVDYYGVPTPINQVATVSVSEERALIIKPWERNLLGAIEKAIQASDLGLNPMNDGNVIRLIFPTPTTEQREKWVKKAKEIVEHGKIAVRNIRRDILKELKEMKKNGEISEDDEKRYEKEVQNLTDKYIEELNKLFEKKEKEIMEF, via the coding sequence ATGAAGCCTGTATTTATAAAAGAGACTGAAGAAAAAATGAAAAAATCAATTGAAGCGATTAGTGACGAATTGAGAAAGTTAAGGACTGGAAGGCCTTCCCCTGCATTACTAGAAGAAATCAAAGTGGATTACTATGGCGTTCCTACTCCTATAAATCAAGTAGCTACCGTTAGTGTCTCTGAAGAAAGGGCATTAATTATCAAACCTTGGGAAAGGAATCTATTAGGGGCAATTGAGAAAGCAATTCAAGCGAGTGATTTAGGTTTAAATCCTATGAATGATGGAAATGTGATTAGGCTTATTTTTCCAACACCTACAACTGAACAAAGAGAAAAATGGGTAAAAAAAGCAAAAGAAATTGTTGAACACGGAAAAATTGCTGTTCGTAATATTAGAAGGGATATTCTAAAAGAGTTGAAAGAAATGAAGAAAAACGGAGAAATTTCAGAGGATGATGAAAAAAGATATGAGAAAGAAGTTCAAAATTTAACTGATAAATATATTGAAGAGCTAAATAAATTATTTGAAAAGAAGGAAAAGGAGATAATGGAATTTTGA
- a CDS encoding GspE/PulE family protein has product MEKRYKRLGDILIEKGIISQTDLQYALSIQKETKRPIGEILVDLGLCTWYQITKALAEQYGLKFFSEKPKIDLDLKNRIKIDLMEELRFIPIKEEGDKLVVTTDNVYNLSLIKKRLKFLFNKDVEIYLIAPNLFEELMFEIKHEKGFDFEVSNELFMEEEEEEEPITEEELLDDSTPIVRMVNNIIERALQLEASDIHIEPRSRRMVAVRYRIDGVLRKITEYPRSTHNSIVTRIKILSNLNITERRLPQDGKFYLKKENEQYDFRVSTMPSVYGEKVVIRILRVSQSHRKLEELGYSEYNFKRIQELIKHPYGIILVTGPTGSGKSTTLVGIINSLNHEGVNIITAEDPVEYTIDGITQCQVNPEIGLTFAKYLRTFLRQDPDIIMVGEIRDKETAQLAVEASLTGHLVLSTLHTNTAPGAIDRLVNMGIEPSLISSSLVGVIGQRLVRKVCKRCAVKSDLPDKYRDIAMKLYPEYEPYQFVAQGCDACNDTGYKGRTAIAEVLIVDERIRKLIKRGNSIIEVTEAAKEEGMRTLFEDGMYKVLNGETTLEEILRVTGGEEEE; this is encoded by the coding sequence ATGGAAAAAAGATATAAAAGGTTGGGTGATATTTTAATTGAAAAGGGAATCATTTCTCAAACTGATTTACAATATGCGTTAAGTATTCAAAAAGAAACTAAAAGACCAATAGGTGAGATATTGGTGGATCTAGGGCTTTGTACCTGGTATCAAATTACAAAAGCTTTAGCTGAGCAGTATGGTTTAAAGTTTTTTTCTGAGAAGCCTAAAATAGACTTAGATTTAAAAAATCGAATAAAAATAGATTTAATGGAAGAATTAAGGTTTATTCCGATAAAAGAGGAAGGCGATAAACTAGTTGTTACAACCGATAATGTTTATAATTTATCTCTTATAAAGAAAAGATTAAAATTTTTATTTAATAAAGATGTAGAAATTTATTTAATTGCACCAAATTTATTTGAAGAATTGATGTTTGAAATTAAACATGAAAAAGGATTTGATTTTGAGGTTTCAAATGAACTTTTCATGGAGGAAGAAGAGGAAGAAGAACCGATTACTGAAGAAGAACTTCTTGATGATAGTACACCAATAGTTAGAATGGTTAATAATATAATCGAGCGTGCTCTTCAGTTGGAAGCAAGTGACATTCATATTGAGCCAAGAAGCAGGAGAATGGTTGCAGTTAGATATAGAATCGACGGCGTTTTAAGAAAAATCACGGAATATCCTAGATCGACTCACAATTCTATTGTGACAAGAATAAAAATTTTGTCAAATTTAAACATTACAGAAAGAAGGCTCCCGCAAGATGGGAAGTTTTATTTAAAAAAGGAAAATGAACAGTATGATTTCAGGGTTTCTACTATGCCTTCCGTTTATGGAGAAAAAGTTGTTATAAGGATTTTAAGAGTTTCGCAGTCTCATAGAAAACTGGAAGAGTTAGGATATTCAGAATATAATTTCAAAAGAATACAAGAACTTATTAAACATCCTTATGGCATTATTCTTGTTACCGGTCCAACTGGAAGTGGTAAAAGTACAACTTTGGTAGGAATTATAAATTCTTTAAATCATGAAGGAGTAAATATAATCACAGCGGAGGATCCTGTCGAATATACAATAGATGGTATTACTCAATGTCAAGTAAATCCAGAAATTGGATTGACATTTGCTAAATATCTAAGAACGTTTTTAAGGCAAGATCCAGATATAATAATGGTAGGAGAAATAAGAGATAAAGAAACAGCTCAATTAGCTGTTGAGGCTTCTTTAACAGGACATTTGGTTTTATCTACTTTGCATACCAATACAGCTCCAGGAGCAATTGATAGATTAGTTAATATGGGCATCGAACCTTCGTTGATTAGTTCATCACTAGTGGGAGTTATAGGTCAAAGACTTGTGAGAAAAGTATGTAAAAGATGTGCTGTAAAGTCAGATTTGCCAGATAAATATAGAGATATTGCCATGAAACTTTATCCTGAATATGAACCGTATCAATTTGTTGCGCAAGGTTGTGACGCATGTAATGATACAGGTTATAAGGGAAGAACAGCAATTGCTGAGGTCTTGATAGTGGATGAAAGAATTAGAAAACTTATCAAAAGAGGAAATTCTATAATAGAAGTTACTGAAGCAGCAAAAGAAGAGGGAATGAGGACGTTGTTTGAAGATGGAATGTACAAAGTTTTAAATGGTGAGACTACATTGGAAGAAATTTTGAGAGTAACAGGTGGTGAGGAAGAAGAATAA
- a CDS encoding polysaccharide biosynthesis protein, with protein MKRKLYLFSIDILATVFAGVLALFVRFGFDFAEMSKYNKFIYVYIVVSAIVYVFNGNYNIVWRYATSKDFLIIFRGTFISYVGVLTFLHFYRGIILPRSVGMLTFLGSFVLLIVIRLFYQHFVFSAKSGNKKIVIIGAGDAGVMIAREVQHSGYGTILTFLDDDPLKIGRTISGIRVEGPISRIMEFVKKYDIDEVIIAIPSATSEQIRSILKHIDLDLVKVRVLPHINELLKEEVKLEDIRDLSLEDIIGRKPVKVDLERIGKYLSNKVVMVTGAGGSIGSELCRQISLQKPKLLILLGRGENSIYEISEDLVARFENLDFVRVIGDVENEEWMEAIFKKFRPEIIFHAAAHKHVPLMEENPYEAIRVNVFGTINLVKLSCKYNVERFIFISTDKAVNPTSFMGLSKRIAELYVLSNSDDCKTKFGVVRFGNVLGSRGSVLWKFKRQIEQNKPVTITDPKMKRYFMSIPEAVSLVLEAGVYLKGKKLFVLDMGEQIPIENVAKSLAKLMGKGDIKIKYIGIRPGEKLSEELFYPYEIPKNTHHTKIFDIEYKPDLSREEIEKKTRDLLEKLKMGDIKEAVLLAKEIVPEFNYKEAQV; from the coding sequence TTGAAAAGGAAATTATATTTATTTTCAATTGATATTCTAGCAACTGTGTTTGCTGGTGTTTTGGCTTTATTTGTAAGGTTTGGTTTTGATTTTGCAGAAATGAGCAAATATAATAAATTTATTTATGTTTATATAGTTGTTTCTGCTATTGTGTATGTTTTCAATGGAAATTATAATATTGTTTGGAGGTATGCAACCTCAAAAGATTTTCTGATAATTTTTCGTGGGACTTTCATTTCTTATGTTGGTGTATTAACTTTTTTACATTTTTATCGAGGTATTATTCTTCCGAGATCAGTTGGGATGTTAACTTTTTTAGGTTCTTTTGTGTTGTTGATAGTTATAAGATTATTTTACCAACATTTTGTTTTTAGCGCAAAAAGCGGTAATAAAAAAATAGTAATAATAGGAGCAGGAGATGCAGGAGTAATGATAGCTAGAGAGGTTCAGCATTCAGGATATGGAACAATTTTAACTTTTTTAGATGATGATCCTTTAAAAATTGGCAGAACAATTTCCGGTATTAGGGTTGAAGGTCCTATTTCAAGAATAATGGAATTTGTAAAAAAATACGATATTGATGAGGTAATTATTGCAATTCCATCTGCGACTAGTGAGCAAATAAGATCAATATTAAAACATATTGATTTAGATCTAGTTAAAGTAAGAGTATTACCACATATTAACGAACTTTTAAAAGAAGAAGTAAAACTTGAAGATATCAGGGATTTGTCTTTGGAAGATATAATAGGTAGGAAACCTGTGAAAGTAGATTTGGAAAGAATTGGAAAATATTTGTCCAATAAAGTAGTAATGGTAACGGGTGCGGGTGGAAGTATTGGTTCTGAACTTTGCAGGCAAATATCATTACAGAAACCAAAACTGTTAATTTTGTTAGGAAGAGGCGAAAATAGTATATATGAGATAAGCGAAGATTTGGTGGCCAGGTTTGAGAATTTGGATTTTGTAAGGGTAATAGGGGATGTTGAAAATGAAGAATGGATGGAAGCTATATTTAAAAAATTTAGGCCGGAAATAATTTTTCACGCAGCAGCTCACAAACATGTTCCATTGATGGAAGAGAATCCGTATGAAGCTATTAGAGTAAATGTATTTGGAACAATAAATTTAGTAAAACTTTCATGTAAATATAATGTAGAAAGGTTTATATTTATATCAACGGATAAAGCGGTAAATCCCACATCTTTTATGGGATTAAGTAAGAGAATAGCAGAATTGTACGTTCTTTCTAACTCTGACGATTGTAAAACGAAATTTGGAGTTGTTAGGTTTGGTAACGTATTAGGTAGTAGAGGAAGTGTTTTGTGGAAATTTAAAAGACAAATTGAGCAAAATAAACCCGTAACAATTACCGATCCGAAGATGAAGAGATACTTTATGAGTATACCTGAAGCAGTTTCGTTAGTGTTGGAAGCAGGTGTATATTTAAAAGGAAAAAAATTATTTGTTTTAGATATGGGAGAGCAGATTCCAATAGAAAATGTTGCTAAATCTTTAGCAAAATTGATGGGGAAAGGAGATATAAAAATAAAGTATATAGGTATTAGGCCTGGAGAAAAACTAAGTGAAGAATTATTTTATCCATATGAAATTCCAAAAAATACCCATCATACTAAAATATTTGATATAGAATACAAACCGGATCTTTCGAGGGAAGAAATTGAAAAGAAGACAAGAGATTTACTTGAAAAATTGAAAATGGGAGATATAAAAGAAGCAGTATTACTTGCAAAAGAAATTGTTCCAGAATTTAATTACAAGGAGGCACAAGTGTGA
- the mreB gene encoding rod shape-determining protein, protein MFKRHDMGIDLGTANTLVYVKGKGIVINEPSVVAINVETDEVIKVGNEAKNMIGKTPAYIKAIRPLKDGVIADYNIALAMLDYYIGKAQNGFSFFRPNVVVGVPVGITEVESRAIIEAGNEAGAKRVFLIEEPMATAIGANLDVEEPSGNMVVDIGGGTTEIAVISLGSLVTWTSIRVAGDELDEAIIQYVREVYRVVIGERTAERVKIEIGNVYPEKEYDELETYVTGIDLSSGLPKKLILKGGEIREALKPIVIQIIESTKLTLEKTPPELVADITEKGIVVAGGGALLRGLTKLITKETGIDALIADDPLTCVARGAGMVLNKVSILSRLRRNE, encoded by the coding sequence ATGTTTAAAAGGCATGATATGGGTATAGACTTAGGTACAGCAAATACATTAGTTTATGTAAAAGGGAAAGGTATAGTAATTAACGAGCCTTCAGTTGTAGCAATAAACGTTGAGACCGATGAAGTAATAAAAGTGGGGAATGAAGCAAAAAATATGATTGGGAAAACACCAGCATATATTAAGGCTATTAGACCTTTAAAGGATGGAGTAATTGCTGATTATAACATAGCATTAGCTATGTTAGATTATTATATCGGCAAGGCTCAAAATGGGTTTTCATTTTTCAGACCTAATGTTGTAGTTGGTGTGCCCGTAGGGATTACTGAAGTAGAAAGTAGGGCAATAATAGAAGCAGGGAACGAGGCGGGAGCTAAGAGAGTTTTTTTAATAGAGGAGCCAATGGCCACTGCAATAGGAGCTAATTTAGATGTGGAAGAGCCTTCAGGAAATATGGTTGTTGATATTGGTGGAGGTACTACTGAAATTGCGGTAATATCTTTGGGAAGTTTAGTAACGTGGACATCTATTAGAGTTGCAGGAGACGAACTCGATGAAGCTATAATCCAGTACGTTCGAGAGGTTTATAGAGTAGTAATTGGTGAGCGAACTGCTGAAAGAGTAAAAATAGAAATTGGGAATGTATATCCTGAAAAAGAATATGATGAATTAGAAACATACGTAACAGGGATAGATCTTTCGAGTGGCCTTCCAAAAAAGTTAATTTTAAAAGGTGGAGAAATTAGAGAGGCTTTGAAACCAATAGTAATACAAATAATTGAATCTACAAAACTTACGTTGGAAAAAACTCCTCCTGAACTTGTTGCTGATATTACAGAAAAAGGGATAGTGGTAGCAGGTGGAGGTGCACTGTTAAGGGGATTAACTAAACTTATTACAAAAGAAACAGGAATTGACGCATTAATTGCAGATGATCCTCTTACTTGTGTTGCAAGAGGCGCTGGAATGGTTTTAAATAAAGTATCTATTTTGTCCAGGCTTAGGAGGAACGAATGA
- a CDS encoding phosphatidate cytidylyltransferase, with protein MSETRIRIISALIIAPFVVACFVSYKSLVGLVSSIVLLASAELFFSTLMRYKRIGIVILYTSLVSIFPILYGLWFINRPVELLSSIFIIAMTLTLFTIKDKNKVMEFYGIFLIALVYISMNLSFFIPLYMKHGAAVALLTLTLSWAYDSFAYFFGISFGKHKLPSIYSPNKSYEGLIGGILGTIIYTIIYFMIINRFFDYNLPYWYSLVFGIITGIFDTFGDLFESSIKRAYDLKHMGNFMPGHGGMFDRIDGLLFVAPVIYIFLEFMSK; from the coding sequence GTGAGTGAAACAAGAATTAGAATTATTTCTGCGTTAATTATTGCTCCTTTCGTAGTGGCTTGCTTTGTCTCATATAAAAGTCTTGTAGGTCTAGTTTCTTCAATTGTTTTACTTGCAAGTGCTGAATTGTTTTTTTCAACTTTGATGAGGTATAAAAGAATAGGAATTGTTATTTTATACACTTCTTTAGTTTCAATATTTCCTATATTATATGGTTTGTGGTTTATTAATAGACCAGTTGAATTATTAAGTTCAATTTTTATTATTGCTATGACTTTGACTTTATTTACTATAAAAGATAAAAATAAAGTTATGGAGTTTTATGGGATTTTTTTAATTGCTCTTGTATATATTTCGATGAATTTATCTTTTTTTATTCCTTTATATATGAAACATGGGGCAGCGGTTGCTTTGTTAACTCTAACATTGAGTTGGGCGTATGATTCTTTCGCTTATTTTTTTGGAATATCGTTTGGAAAACATAAACTACCTTCTATTTACAGTCCAAACAAGAGTTATGAAGGATTAATTGGTGGGATTCTTGGGACAATTATTTATACTATTATTTATTTCATGATAATAAACAGATTTTTTGACTATAATCTTCCTTATTGGTACTCTTTGGTCTTTGGTATTATTACGGGTATATTTGATACATTTGGTGATTTATTTGAATCTTCAATAAAAAGAGCTTATGATTTAAAACATATGGGGAATTTTATGCCTGGACATGGTGGTATGTTTGACAGAATCGATGGTTTATTATTTGTTGCACCTGTGATATATATATTCTTGGAATTTATGAGTAAATAA
- the alaS gene encoding alanine--tRNA ligase yields MRSDEIRKLFLEFFKKKNHKILPSASLVPDDPQLLFTVAGMVPFKSIFWGKVDPVYTRIATCQKCLRTTDIENVGKTPRHHTFFEMLGNFSFGDYFKEEAIEWAWEFITQVLKIPEEKLWISVYEKDDEAYEIWRRIGVPTNKILKLGKEDNFWGPAGPTGPCGPDTEIFYDTGIEVPTFDGKEPNPANTEGRFVEIWNLVFTEFYQDEEGNLQPLKRKNIDTGAGLERLAAMMQKVYYNFDTDLFKPIIDTICNILNVRYKENEETDVSIRVIADHIRAITFLISDGVLPSNEGRGYVLRRILRRAARHGALLGAKRPFLYHIVSAVVEKMNSVYPEIKEKEEFVKKIVLGEEERFLQNLNRGIEIVHRIAKENNGVISGEDAFKMYDTYGFPIDILRDIAEENNYKLDVKGFEQYMEQQRKRGREAIGEIEFSKKTVYESLSIKTEFVGYEKMEEDSKILYIRTDDFVTEANDVDCEIILDKTPFYAEKGGQVSDKGVIKGDYGEFYVEYVYSPKEGIIVHKGKLKGKLKVGEVVKSKVDVDKRKATMRNHTATHLLHAALRKVLGNHVKQSGSLVAPEKLRFDFTHFAALTPEEIKEVEDIVNKEILKAQNVVIEEKTFEEAIKEGAIALFEEKYGDYVRVVKVGLFSEELCGGTHVANTGEIGLFKIISEGSVSAGVRRIEAITGLKSLDYLRNLEENWKLIKLELDANDSEVINKIKKFKSEIKEFENKLKEQVKKSINIESILKSSEEINSIRFNVLKFENMDTEALREIADRLIDKGLDLVVIFNKVGSKVIIIVKRKKDQERLHSGKIAKELAKELNGGGGGRPDFAQAGGKDASKIDKAIQKLRYILKEC; encoded by the coding sequence ATGCGTAGCGATGAAATAAGAAAATTATTTTTAGAATTTTTTAAGAAAAAAAACCATAAAATTTTACCGAGTGCTTCTTTAGTACCAGATGACCCTCAACTTCTCTTTACTGTAGCAGGGATGGTTCCGTTTAAGTCGATTTTTTGGGGTAAAGTGGATCCCGTTTATACTAGAATAGCTACCTGTCAGAAATGTTTGAGAACAACGGATATAGAAAACGTAGGGAAAACGCCTAGACATCACACTTTTTTTGAGATGCTTGGCAATTTTTCTTTTGGTGATTATTTTAAAGAAGAAGCTATAGAATGGGCCTGGGAATTTATTACACAAGTTTTAAAAATTCCAGAAGAAAAACTGTGGATATCCGTTTATGAGAAAGATGACGAAGCATATGAAATATGGAGAAGGATTGGAGTACCAACTAATAAAATTCTAAAGTTAGGAAAAGAAGACAATTTTTGGGGCCCTGCAGGTCCGACAGGTCCTTGTGGACCTGATACGGAGATTTTTTATGATACTGGTATTGAAGTACCAACATTTGATGGTAAGGAACCTAATCCTGCAAATACAGAAGGTAGATTTGTAGAAATTTGGAATTTAGTGTTCACAGAATTTTATCAAGATGAAGAAGGAAATTTACAACCGTTAAAAAGGAAAAACATAGATACAGGTGCTGGTTTGGAAAGACTGGCGGCAATGATGCAAAAAGTATATTATAACTTTGATACTGATCTTTTTAAACCTATAATAGATACCATATGTAACATTTTAAATGTCAGATACAAAGAAAATGAAGAAACCGATGTTTCTATTAGAGTTATAGCTGATCATATAAGAGCAATTACTTTTTTGATTTCTGATGGAGTTTTACCTTCCAACGAAGGAAGAGGATATGTTTTAAGAAGAATTTTGAGAAGAGCAGCAAGACATGGAGCTCTCTTAGGCGCAAAAAGACCTTTTTTGTATCACATAGTTTCTGCTGTTGTAGAAAAAATGAATTCTGTTTATCCAGAAATAAAAGAAAAAGAAGAGTTTGTTAAAAAGATTGTATTAGGTGAGGAAGAAAGATTTTTGCAAAATTTAAATAGAGGTATTGAAATAGTTCATAGGATAGCAAAGGAAAATAATGGTGTTATAAGTGGGGAAGACGCTTTTAAAATGTACGATACTTATGGTTTTCCTATCGACATATTGAGAGATATTGCTGAAGAGAATAATTACAAACTTGATGTAAAAGGTTTTGAACAATATATGGAGCAACAAAGAAAAAGAGGAAGAGAAGCAATAGGTGAAATTGAATTTTCTAAAAAGACAGTATATGAATCTTTATCAATAAAGACAGAATTTGTTGGATACGAGAAAATGGAGGAAGATTCGAAAATTCTTTATATTAGAACTGACGATTTTGTGACTGAAGCAAACGATGTCGATTGTGAAATAATTTTAGATAAAACTCCTTTTTATGCAGAAAAAGGTGGCCAAGTTTCTGATAAAGGTGTTATTAAAGGAGATTATGGAGAATTTTATGTGGAATATGTTTATAGTCCAAAGGAAGGGATTATAGTACATAAGGGCAAGTTGAAAGGTAAGTTAAAAGTAGGCGAAGTTGTTAAATCTAAAGTAGATGTTGATAAGAGAAAAGCGACGATGAGAAACCATACGGCGACTCATTTATTACATGCTGCATTAAGAAAAGTATTAGGTAACCATGTAAAACAATCGGGATCATTAGTAGCTCCTGAAAAGCTAAGATTTGACTTTACTCATTTTGCTGCCTTAACCCCGGAAGAGATAAAAGAAGTGGAAGATATAGTTAACAAAGAAATTCTTAAAGCTCAAAACGTTGTTATTGAAGAAAAAACTTTTGAAGAAGCAATAAAAGAAGGAGCAATAGCTTTATTTGAAGAGAAATACGGAGATTATGTTAGAGTTGTTAAAGTTGGATTGTTCAGCGAAGAGTTGTGTGGAGGTACCCATGTTGCAAATACTGGGGAAATAGGACTATTCAAAATTATATCTGAAGGATCTGTAAGTGCTGGAGTTAGGAGAATTGAAGCAATTACTGGTTTGAAATCTCTGGACTATTTAAGAAATCTTGAGGAAAATTGGAAGTTAATTAAATTAGAGCTAGACGCTAATGATTCTGAAGTAATTAACAAAATCAAAAAATTCAAATCGGAGATTAAGGAGTTTGAAAACAAACTCAAAGAACAGGTGAAAAAATCAATTAATATTGAAAGTATTTTGAAGAGTTCGGAAGAAATCAATTCAATAAGATTTAATGTACTAAAGTTTGAAAACATGGACACGGAGGCTCTGAGAGAAATAGCTGATAGATTAATTGATAAAGGGTTAGATCTTGTTGTTATATTTAATAAAGTTGGGAGCAAAGTAATTATAATTGTAAAAAGAAAGAAAGATCAGGAAAGATTACATTCTGGGAAAATAGCTAAAGAACTGGCTAAAGAACTTAATGGTGGTGGAGGTGGAAGACCGGATTTTGCTCAAGCTGGTGGAAAGGACGCGTCGAAAATTGATAAAGCAATACAAAAGTTAAGATATATTTTAAAGGAGTGTTGA
- the murA gene encoding UDP-N-acetylglucosamine 1-carboxyvinyltransferase: MGFFRVQKSKLSGKVKISGAKNAALPILAASLLTNDVVIVENVPDLLDVQTMLCIIRESGKKVEFENGKIKISGEVTNGKISYELVRKMRASFNVLGPLAAVLGKARVALPGGCAIGVRPVDFHIEGLKKLGFEITIEHGEVYAEYRKKDKDVIISLPFPSVGATEHLMTTAAILEGTTIIENAAMEPEIEDLQSFLNKMGAKVSGAGTKKIFIEGVNLLNSVKHKVIPDRIEAGTYAIAIAASGGKGYIENIIPSHLDALWQVLTETGTILEFYENKVFVDGSREKKSAKINILPYPGFPTDLQPQIMVYLSVAKGTSMISENVFKNRFLHVDELVRMGADIYITNGTAIINGVEKLSGAKVEGTDLRASAALIIAGLIAEGTTEVYNDFHVLRGYELIVDKIRSLGGNIEHLG, from the coding sequence ATGGGTTTTTTTAGAGTACAGAAATCTAAATTAAGTGGAAAAGTTAAAATTTCTGGTGCTAAAAACGCAGCTCTTCCTATTTTGGCAGCATCGTTATTAACGAATGATGTTGTAATAGTTGAGAATGTACCAGATTTGTTGGATGTACAGACAATGTTATGTATTATTAGAGAATCGGGTAAAAAAGTGGAATTTGAAAATGGAAAAATAAAAATTTCGGGGGAAGTTACTAATGGCAAAATATCATATGAATTAGTAAGGAAGATGAGAGCTTCTTTTAATGTGCTAGGTCCTCTTGCTGCTGTTTTAGGAAAAGCAAGAGTGGCTTTACCTGGTGGGTGTGCAATAGGTGTAAGACCGGTTGATTTTCATATAGAGGGTTTAAAAAAATTGGGATTTGAAATAACGATTGAACATGGGGAAGTATATGCTGAATATAGAAAAAAAGACAAAGATGTGATAATTTCTCTGCCGTTTCCAAGTGTTGGTGCAACTGAACATTTAATGACAACAGCGGCGATATTGGAAGGAACAACTATTATAGAAAATGCTGCAATGGAGCCTGAAATAGAAGATTTACAATCTTTTTTGAACAAGATGGGAGCTAAAGTAAGCGGGGCAGGAACTAAGAAGATTTTCATTGAAGGAGTTAATTTATTAAATAGTGTTAAGCACAAGGTCATACCCGATAGAATAGAAGCTGGAACTTATGCTATTGCGATTGCTGCAAGTGGAGGGAAAGGCTATATAGAAAACATTATTCCTTCGCATTTAGACGCCTTATGGCAAGTTTTGACTGAAACTGGCACGATATTGGAATTTTACGAAAATAAAGTTTTTGTAGATGGTTCGAGAGAGAAAAAAAGTGCGAAAATTAATATACTACCCTATCCTGGTTTTCCCACTGATTTGCAGCCACAAATAATGGTGTATCTTTCTGTTGCGAAAGGTACAAGTATGATATCTGAAAATGTTTTTAAGAATAGGTTTCTTCATGTAGATGAATTAGTAAGAATGGGAGCTGATATTTACATAACAAATGGTACGGCTATAATTAACGGTGTTGAAAAATTGAGTGGTGCTAAAGTAGAAGGAACTGATTTACGAGCAAGTGCAGCTTTAATTATTGCCGGGCTAATAGCTGAAGGGACTACAGAAGTTTATAATGACTTTCATGTTCTTAGAGGTTATGAACTAATTGTGGATAAAATAAGAAGTTTAGGTGGAAATATAGAACATTTGGGGTGA